DNA from Amorphoplanes friuliensis DSM 7358:
CGGCGGATCGGCAGAATGACGTATCTGTGACACGCGCCTCACGGTCGAATTTGTGACGCAGAACAGTCCGAACCGACGAGAACCTGCTACCCGGATCGGCATTAGGCTGCCACGCATGGCCAGCGAGGGGGACGACGCGCCACTTGTCGGACGTTCCGGCACTTTGACCGCAGTTCGCACCGATCTGCTGGCGGCCGGTCCCGGCGGGACGGCCGCGGTGTTCGTCACCGGGGAGAGCGGAGTCGGCAAGAGCCGGTTACTCCGTGAGACGGCGGAGGCGCTGCGCTCCGCCGGAGCCGCCGTGCTCTCCGGCACCTGCCTCGACATCGGTGACGCCTCTCCCCTGCACCCGGTGCTGCAGGCGCTGCGGCGCGCCGGGGTGCACACCGAGCCCGGCCCGGCCGACTCGGGCACCGGTCAGGACGGCGCCGGCGCGCTGCTCGAGCGGGTCTCCCGGGAGCTGCGCTCGCTGGCGCAGGGACGCCGGCTGCTGCTGGTCCTCGACGACCTCCAGTGGGCCGACCGCAGCACCCGTCAGCTGCTGCTCTACCTGCTGGCCGGTCTCGGCGAGCTCAACCTGTCGGTGCTGGCGGCGGTGCGAGCGGAGTCCCTGCACGGTTCCCACCCGTTGCGGCGGGTGCTGGCCGAGTTGCGGCGGCTCCGGTCCGTACGCGTGCTCGATCTGGCCCCGCTCGACCGTGACGCCACCGATGAGCTGGTGGCGGCCATCGCCGGGGCGGACGTGGCGCCGGAGGACGCCGACCGGGTCTACAAGCGCAGCGGCGGCAACCCGTTCGTGGTCGAGGAGCTGGCCCGGGACCTGCGCGACGGCCGGGTCGAGCTGTCCGACACCCTGCGCGAGATCTTCCTGTCCCGCGTCGACGAGCTGCCCCCGCACGCTCACGAGGTGGTGCACGCCGTCGCCGCCGGTGTCGAGCCGGTCGAGCACGCACTGCTGGCCCGCGTGCTGCCGCTGCCCGAGACCGAGTTGATCGAGGCGATCCGCGCCGCGGTCGCGCACCGCTTCGTGACCAGCGCCGCCGACGGCTACCGGCTGCGGCACCGGGTGGTCGCCGAGGTGCTGGAGCACGAGGTCCTGCCGGCCGAGAGTGCTGCCCGCCACCGCCGCTACGCGGAGGCCATCGAGGCGTCTCCCTGCGGCCCGGACCATGCCCGGCTGGCCCACCACTGGCGGCAGGCGGGTGAGCCGGTCCGCGCGCTGCCGTCGGTGATCGCCGCCGCGCGCGACGCCGAGCAGCTCTACGGCTACGTCGAGTCCCACCGGTACTGGACGCTGGCCCTCGAGCTGACCGGCGACGACGATGCCCAGCGCACCGAGCTGCTCTCCCGCGCCGCGGAGGCCGCCCACCGCTGCGGCGAGCACCAGCGGGCGCTGACCCGCATCGAGGAGCTGGCCGCGCGCCCGGACGGCCCCGGCAAGTGCGAGATCCACCTGCGCCGGGCCCGCTATCTGGCGGCGGCCGGGCGGTCCGCCACCGCCGAGATCGAGTACGAACGCGCGCTCGCCGTCGGGGAGTGCACACCCGCGGAGCAGGCAAGCGCGGCGGCGCACCTCGCCGAGCTCCTGGTCCACCTGGGGCGTTATGCCGACGCCGGTGTCCGCGCCCGCGACGCCCTGGAGCTGTCCGAAGCCTCCGACGGGTCGACCGCCGATCTGGTCCGGGCCAGCGCCGCGCTCGGTTTCAGCCTGGCCTTCCGGGAGGACCCGGACGCCGGGCTCGCGGTGATCCGGCAGGCTGTCGAGATCGCGGAGCGGTCGGGGCACCCGGACGACGTCGGCTGCGCCTATCTGCACCTCGCCGAGCTGCTCACGGGCCCGCTCAACAGCGTCGAGGAGGGTGTGCTCGTCGCCCGCCGCGGCGCCGAGAAGCTCGCCGCGATGGGTCTGGGCCGCAGCTATCAGACGCGTCTGCTGGCGATCGCCGCGAACGGTCTCTTCCGGGTCGGCGACTGGGCCGAGGCCGAGCGGGTGCTGGACACGGCGATGCGGCACCGCCCGTCCGGCGCCGACGCGGTGGAGCTGCTGCTCTCGCGGTGCCGGCTGTGGGTCGGCTTCGGTGACGTCGAGCAGGCCAACCGCGACCTGGACGCGGTCGCCACGATCCTGGCCGGTGGCGGCGCCCGCCACGTGCTGCCGATGCTGACGCTGCGTGCCGGACTGGCCATGTGGCAGGGCCGGCACGCCGAGGCCCGGACGGCCGTGCAGCGCGGCCTGACCGAGACCCGTTCCGACGATCTGGTGCTGCTCGGTGTGCTGGCCTGGCACGGGCTGCGCGCCGAGGCCGAGGCGCAGGCCGGCGGTGAGGTGCCGGTCGATCCGGCGGCGGTGCGCCGGCTGCAGACCGTGGTCGAGCGGATGGCCAAGGGCGCGGGCAACGCCGCGCCGGCGGTCCGGGCCGTCGTCGACGGATATCTCGACCTGTGCGCGGCCGAGCAGAGCCGGATCGACGAGCGCAACGACCCCGAGCTGTGGGCGCGCGCGGCCGCGTCCTGGGACAGGCGCAAGCAGCCCTATCCGGCGGCGTACTCGCGGCTCAGGCAGGCCGAGGCGTCGTT
Protein-coding regions in this window:
- a CDS encoding helix-turn-helix transcriptional regulator, with product MASEGDDAPLVGRSGTLTAVRTDLLAAGPGGTAAVFVTGESGVGKSRLLRETAEALRSAGAAVLSGTCLDIGDASPLHPVLQALRRAGVHTEPGPADSGTGQDGAGALLERVSRELRSLAQGRRLLLVLDDLQWADRSTRQLLLYLLAGLGELNLSVLAAVRAESLHGSHPLRRVLAELRRLRSVRVLDLAPLDRDATDELVAAIAGADVAPEDADRVYKRSGGNPFVVEELARDLRDGRVELSDTLREIFLSRVDELPPHAHEVVHAVAAGVEPVEHALLARVLPLPETELIEAIRAAVAHRFVTSAADGYRLRHRVVAEVLEHEVLPAESAARHRRYAEAIEASPCGPDHARLAHHWRQAGEPVRALPSVIAAARDAEQLYGYVESHRYWTLALELTGDDDAQRTELLSRAAEAAHRCGEHQRALTRIEELAARPDGPGKCEIHLRRARYLAAAGRSATAEIEYERALAVGECTPAEQASAAAHLAELLVHLGRYADAGVRARDALELSEASDGSTADLVRASAALGFSLAFREDPDAGLAVIRQAVEIAERSGHPDDVGCAYLHLAELLTGPLNSVEEGVLVARRGAEKLAAMGLGRSYQTRLLAIAANGLFRVGDWAEAERVLDTAMRHRPSGADAVELLLSRCRLWVGFGDVEQANRDLDAVATILAGGGARHVLPMLTLRAGLAMWQGRHAEARTAVQRGLTETRSDDLVLLGVLAWHGLRAEAEAQAGGEVPVDPAAVRRLQTVVERMAKGAGNAAPAVRAVVDGYLDLCAAEQSRIDERNDPELWARAAASWDRRKQPYPAAYSRLRQAEASFARRPSRSARSRAAATTALREAYATARAMGAKPFAAEITAVATRARVALTGDEDTVPLRAPDRDTGDELGVLTDREREVLVLVAEGLTNREIGQALFISERTVGVHVGHIFDKLQVRTRVQASRVFLRAA